The following coding sequences lie in one Benincasa hispida cultivar B227 chromosome 6, ASM972705v1, whole genome shotgun sequence genomic window:
- the LOC120079723 gene encoding putative RNA-binding protein Luc7-like 2 isoform X1 — protein MDAFRRQLDQLMGANRNGDVQEVSRKYYDRDVCRMFLVGLCPHELFQLTKMDMGPCPKIHSLQLRKEYEEGKAKGIHNYDRDLEDVIDRLIIECDRKIARALKRLEEEDAKAAIAISVSEVTQIPEVLELSKEIKEKLKEADQYDLEGKTDLKIRVLEVVEELRTKRADKQSMLLLDAFNKDRASLPQPLPNPPPLAPLPVVAPDPRTQEMINEKLKKAEELGEQGMIDEAQKALEEAEALKKLPARQEPVMDSSKYTAADVRITDQKLRVCDICGAFLSVYDSDRRLADHFGGKLHLGYMQIREKLAELQEERNKSRKVDRHDDRRSKERSREPDREPSRDRDRGDSRDRGRDNDRRSRDRDRYHDRDRYDRERNRDPDRSYDSRSRRRSRSRSTDRERARDYDRHKRRDRY, from the exons ATGGATGCTTTTAGAAGGCAACTGGACCAGCTAATGGGTGCGAATCGAAATGGGGACGTCCAGGAAGTGAGCCGCAAGTACTACGACCGCGATGTGTGCCGCATGTTCTTAGTTGGGCTTTGTCCCCACGAGCTCTTCCAACTCACG AAAATGGATATGGGTCCATGTCCGAAGATCCACTCCTTGCAACTTAGGAAAGA ATATGAAGAGGGAAAGGCTAAAGGGATTCATAACTATGACCGAGACTTGGAGGATGTTATAGATCGTCTCATTATCGAGTGTGATAGAAAAATTGCTAGAGCCTTGAAACGACTTGAGGAGGAAGATGCAAAGGCAGCTATTGCAATTTCTGTCTCTGAAGTCACCCAG ATACCTGAGGTACTTGAGTtatcaaaagaaattaaagagaagttGAAAGAAGCCGACCAATATg ATCTTGAGGGCAAAACAGATCTCAAAATTCGAGTTTTGGAGGTTGTAGAAGAATTGAGGACCAAACGTGCTGACAAACAG TCCATGCTTCTTTTAGATGCTTTCAACAAAGATAGGGCATCTTTGCCTCAACCTCTGCCAAACCCACCTCCTCTAGCTCCTCTACCTGTTGTAGCTCCTGATCCTCGTACACAAGAGATGATAAATGAGAAGTTGAAAAAGGCCGAGGAACTCG GTGAGCAAGGAATGATTGATGAGGCTCAAAAAGCCCTGGAGGAAGCTGAAGCACTTAAAAAG CTTCCTGCTAGGCAGGAGCCAGTGATGGATTCATCCAAATATACAGCTGCTGATGTGCGAATT ACGGATCAAAAGCTGCGCGTGTGTGACATCTGTGGGGCATTTTTAAGCGTTTATGACAG tGATCGTCGTTTGGCAGATCATTTTGGAGGAAAGCTTCATCTTGGCTACATGCAAATACGTGAAAAGCTAGCGGAACTGCAG gaagaaagaaacaaaagcCGCAAAGTTGATCGACATGATGATCGACG ATCAAAGGAGCGTAGTAGAGAACCTGATAGAGAACCTAGTAGAGACCGTGATCGTGGTGATAGTCGTGACCGTGGAAGGGATAATGATCGTAGGAGCAGGGATCGTGATAGGTATCATGATCGGGATCGTTATGATCGAGAGCGCAACAGAGACCCAGATCGCTCTTATGATTCTAGAAGTCGTCGCCGTTCACGCTCACGATCAACAGACCGAGAACGTGCAAGGGACTATGATCGCCACAA GCGCCGGGACCGGTATTAA
- the LOC120079723 gene encoding putative RNA-binding protein Luc7-like 2 isoform X2: MDAFRRQLDQLMGANRNGDVQEVSRKYYDRDVCRMFLVGLCPHELFQLTKMDMGPCPKIHSLQLRKEYEEGKAKGIHNYDRDLEDVIDRLIIECDRKIARALKRLEEEDAKAAIAISVSEVTQIPEVLELSKEIKEKLKEADQYDLEGKTDLKIRVLEVVEELRTKRADKQSMLLLDAFNKDRASLPQPLPNPPPLAPLPVVAPDPRTQEMINEKLKKAEELGEQGMIDEAQKALEEAEALKKLPARQEPVMDSSKYTAADVRITDQKLRVCDICGAFLSVYDSDRRLADHFGGKLHLGYMQIREKLAELQVLL, encoded by the exons ATGGATGCTTTTAGAAGGCAACTGGACCAGCTAATGGGTGCGAATCGAAATGGGGACGTCCAGGAAGTGAGCCGCAAGTACTACGACCGCGATGTGTGCCGCATGTTCTTAGTTGGGCTTTGTCCCCACGAGCTCTTCCAACTCACG AAAATGGATATGGGTCCATGTCCGAAGATCCACTCCTTGCAACTTAGGAAAGA ATATGAAGAGGGAAAGGCTAAAGGGATTCATAACTATGACCGAGACTTGGAGGATGTTATAGATCGTCTCATTATCGAGTGTGATAGAAAAATTGCTAGAGCCTTGAAACGACTTGAGGAGGAAGATGCAAAGGCAGCTATTGCAATTTCTGTCTCTGAAGTCACCCAG ATACCTGAGGTACTTGAGTtatcaaaagaaattaaagagaagttGAAAGAAGCCGACCAATATg ATCTTGAGGGCAAAACAGATCTCAAAATTCGAGTTTTGGAGGTTGTAGAAGAATTGAGGACCAAACGTGCTGACAAACAG TCCATGCTTCTTTTAGATGCTTTCAACAAAGATAGGGCATCTTTGCCTCAACCTCTGCCAAACCCACCTCCTCTAGCTCCTCTACCTGTTGTAGCTCCTGATCCTCGTACACAAGAGATGATAAATGAGAAGTTGAAAAAGGCCGAGGAACTCG GTGAGCAAGGAATGATTGATGAGGCTCAAAAAGCCCTGGAGGAAGCTGAAGCACTTAAAAAG CTTCCTGCTAGGCAGGAGCCAGTGATGGATTCATCCAAATATACAGCTGCTGATGTGCGAATT ACGGATCAAAAGCTGCGCGTGTGTGACATCTGTGGGGCATTTTTAAGCGTTTATGACAG tGATCGTCGTTTGGCAGATCATTTTGGAGGAAAGCTTCATCTTGGCTACATGCAAATACGTGAAAAGCTAGCGGAACTGCAG GTGCTGCTATAG
- the LOC120079723 gene encoding putative RNA-binding protein Luc7-like 2 isoform X4, with translation MDAFRRQLDQLMGANRNGDVQEVSRKYYDRDVCRMFLVGLCPHELFQLTKMDMGPCPKIHSLQLRKEYEEGKAKGIHNYDRDLEDVIDRLIIECDRKIARALKRLEEEDAKAAIAISVSEVTQIPEVLELSKEIKEKLKEADQYDLEGKTDLKIRVLEVVEELRTKRADKQSMLLLDAFNKDRASLPQPLPNPPPLAPLPVVAPDPRTQEMINEKLKKAEELGEQGMIDEAQKALEEAEALKKLPARQEPVMDSSKYTAADVRITDQKLRVCDICGAFLSVYDRLLGPVLRG, from the exons ATGGATGCTTTTAGAAGGCAACTGGACCAGCTAATGGGTGCGAATCGAAATGGGGACGTCCAGGAAGTGAGCCGCAAGTACTACGACCGCGATGTGTGCCGCATGTTCTTAGTTGGGCTTTGTCCCCACGAGCTCTTCCAACTCACG AAAATGGATATGGGTCCATGTCCGAAGATCCACTCCTTGCAACTTAGGAAAGA ATATGAAGAGGGAAAGGCTAAAGGGATTCATAACTATGACCGAGACTTGGAGGATGTTATAGATCGTCTCATTATCGAGTGTGATAGAAAAATTGCTAGAGCCTTGAAACGACTTGAGGAGGAAGATGCAAAGGCAGCTATTGCAATTTCTGTCTCTGAAGTCACCCAG ATACCTGAGGTACTTGAGTtatcaaaagaaattaaagagaagttGAAAGAAGCCGACCAATATg ATCTTGAGGGCAAAACAGATCTCAAAATTCGAGTTTTGGAGGTTGTAGAAGAATTGAGGACCAAACGTGCTGACAAACAG TCCATGCTTCTTTTAGATGCTTTCAACAAAGATAGGGCATCTTTGCCTCAACCTCTGCCAAACCCACCTCCTCTAGCTCCTCTACCTGTTGTAGCTCCTGATCCTCGTACACAAGAGATGATAAATGAGAAGTTGAAAAAGGCCGAGGAACTCG GTGAGCAAGGAATGATTGATGAGGCTCAAAAAGCCCTGGAGGAAGCTGAAGCACTTAAAAAG CTTCCTGCTAGGCAGGAGCCAGTGATGGATTCATCCAAATATACAGCTGCTGATGTGCGAATT ACGGATCAAAAGCTGCGCGTGTGTGACATCTGTGGGGCATTTTTAAGCGTTTATGACAG GCTCTTGGGCCCAGTTTTACGAGGATAA
- the LOC120079723 gene encoding putative RNA-binding protein Luc7-like 2 isoform X3 codes for MDAFRRQLDQLMGANRNGDVQEVSRKYYDRDVCRMFLVGLCPHELFQLTKMDMGPCPKIHSLQLRKEYEEGKAKGIHNYDRDLEDVIDRLIIECDRKIARALKRLEEEDAKAAIAISVSEVTQIPEVLELSKEIKEKLKEADQYDLEGKTDLKIRVLEVVEELRTKRADKQSMLLLDAFNKDRASLPQPLPNPPPLAPLPVVAPDPRTQEMINEKLKKAEELGEQGMIDEAQKALEEAEALKKLPARQEPVMDSSKYTAADVRITDQKLRVCDICGAFLSVYDSRLLGPVLRG; via the exons ATGGATGCTTTTAGAAGGCAACTGGACCAGCTAATGGGTGCGAATCGAAATGGGGACGTCCAGGAAGTGAGCCGCAAGTACTACGACCGCGATGTGTGCCGCATGTTCTTAGTTGGGCTTTGTCCCCACGAGCTCTTCCAACTCACG AAAATGGATATGGGTCCATGTCCGAAGATCCACTCCTTGCAACTTAGGAAAGA ATATGAAGAGGGAAAGGCTAAAGGGATTCATAACTATGACCGAGACTTGGAGGATGTTATAGATCGTCTCATTATCGAGTGTGATAGAAAAATTGCTAGAGCCTTGAAACGACTTGAGGAGGAAGATGCAAAGGCAGCTATTGCAATTTCTGTCTCTGAAGTCACCCAG ATACCTGAGGTACTTGAGTtatcaaaagaaattaaagagaagttGAAAGAAGCCGACCAATATg ATCTTGAGGGCAAAACAGATCTCAAAATTCGAGTTTTGGAGGTTGTAGAAGAATTGAGGACCAAACGTGCTGACAAACAG TCCATGCTTCTTTTAGATGCTTTCAACAAAGATAGGGCATCTTTGCCTCAACCTCTGCCAAACCCACCTCCTCTAGCTCCTCTACCTGTTGTAGCTCCTGATCCTCGTACACAAGAGATGATAAATGAGAAGTTGAAAAAGGCCGAGGAACTCG GTGAGCAAGGAATGATTGATGAGGCTCAAAAAGCCCTGGAGGAAGCTGAAGCACTTAAAAAG CTTCCTGCTAGGCAGGAGCCAGTGATGGATTCATCCAAATATACAGCTGCTGATGTGCGAATT ACGGATCAAAAGCTGCGCGTGTGTGACATCTGTGGGGCATTTTTAAGCGTTTATGACAG CAGGCTCTTGGGCCCAGTTTTACGAGGATAA